Proteins encoded in a region of the Phaenicophaeus curvirostris isolate KB17595 chromosome 1, BPBGC_Pcur_1.0, whole genome shotgun sequence genome:
- the HBP1 gene encoding HMG box-containing protein 1 isoform X1 — MSQKNKEWLFRVDYLEIIIKSDTLEHPNMVWEVKTNQMPNAVQKLLLVVDKRPSGMNESLELLKCNENLPSSPGYASCDEHMELDDLPELQAVQTDSAPPALFQLGADVSHQECSRPSWNQHTSNSNSESAYSCENGVNWLTELANIATSPQSPLMQCSFYNRSSPVHIIATSKSLHSYARPPPGSSKNDPNFSKNELDETPVRHERANSESESGIFCMSSLSDDDDLGWCHSWPSTVWHCFLKGSRLCFHKGRNKEWQDVEDFARSQSCGKEEDLAASPYKGYGSDGLKLISHEESISFGESVLKLTFDPGTVEDGLLTVECRLDHPFYVKNKGWSSFYPSLTVVQHGIPCCEMHLGDLCLPPGHPDAINFDDSGVFDTFKSYDFTPMDSSAVYVLSSMARQRRASLSCGGSNNQDAERSECSTKNCTSTASSHLSSSSLYSKAGKSQSSGTASTVSATSPNKCKRPMNAFMLFAKKYRVEYTQMYPGKDNRAISVILGDRWKKMKNEERRMYTLEAKALAEEQKRLNPDCWKRKRTNSGSQQH; from the exons ATGAGCCAGAAAAACAAGGAGTGGCTTTTCAGAGTTGATTACTTGGAGATAATCATCAAG TCAGATACTTTGGAGCATCCTAACATGGTGTGGGAAGTGAAGACAAATCAAATGCCTAATGCAGTTCAGAAACTCCTTCTGGTAGTGGACAAGAGACCTTCAGGGATGAATGAGTCACTGGAGTTGCTGAAGTGTAATGAAAACCTGCCCTCTTCTCCTGGATATGCATCCTGTGATGAACACATGGAACTTG ATGATCTTCCTGAACTACAGGCTGTGCAGACGGATTCTGCCCCACCTGCGCTTTTTCAGCTTGGTGCTGATGTCTCACATCAGGAATGTTCAAGGCCTTCATGGAATCAACATACCTCAAACAGCAATTCAGAAAGTGCTTATTCTTGTGAGAATGGGGTGAACTGGTTGACAGAATTGGCAAATATAGCCACAAGTCCTCAGAGTCCTTTGATGCAGTGCTCTTTTTATAACAG ATCATCTCCTGTTCACATAATAGCTACAAGCAAAAGTTTACATTCCTATGCACGTCCTCCACCAGGATCCTCGAAGAATGATCCTAACTTCTCCAAGAATGAATTGGATGAAACACCAGTTAGACACGAAAGG GCAAATAGTGAATCAGAATCTGGCATTTTCTGTATGTCATCACTTTCAGATGATGATGATTTAGGATGGTGCCACTCCTGGCCCTCAACTGTTTGGCATTGTTTTCTAAAAG GCTCTCGTTTGTGCTTTCATAAAGGACGCAATAAAGAATGGCAGGATGTTGAAGATTTTGCAAGATCTCAAAGCTGTGGAAAAGAGGAAGATCTGGCAGCAAGTCCTTACAAG GGATATGGTTCTGATGGTTTGAAGTTGATTTCTCATGAAGAAAGCATTTCCTTTGGTGAGTCAGTGCTGAAGCTAACTTTTGATCCTGGCACAGTGGAAGATGGCCTGCTTACAGTAGAATGCAGACTCGATCATcctttttatgttaaaaataaag GTTGGTCATCTTTTTATCCAAGCTTGACTGTGGTACAGCATGGCATTCCATGCTGTGAAATGCATCTTGGAGATCTGTGTCTACCTCCTGGACACCCTGATGCCATTAACTTTGATGATTCAGGTGTTTTTGATACATTTAAAAG TTACGACTTTACACCAATGGATTCCTCTGCAGTTTATGTGCTAAGCAGCATGGCTCGCCAGCGTCGCGCGTCTCTGTCTTGTGGAGGATCAAACAATCAAGATGCTGAGAGATCAGAATGCAGTACTAAAAACTGTACATCTACTGCATCATCACATCTTTCCTCCAGTTCTTTGTACAGCAAAGCTGGCAAGAGCCAGAGCTCAGGGACTGCAAGTACTGTGAGTGCCACTTCTCCAAACAAGTGCAAAAGACCAATGAATGCCTTCATGCTTTTTGCCAAAAAATACAGAGTTGAATATACTCAGATGTATCCAGGGAAAGATAACAG AGCCATAAGTGTGATACTCGGTGACAggtggaagaaaatgaaaaatgaagaaagacgGATGTACACGCTAGAAGCCAAGGCCTTGGCAGAAGAACAGAAGCGTTTAAATCCTGACTGTTGGAAACGAAAACGAACAAATTCT gGCTCACAACAGCATTAA
- the HBP1 gene encoding HMG box-containing protein 1 isoform X2, giving the protein MATGSSDTLEHPNMVWEVKTNQMPNAVQKLLLVVDKRPSGMNESLELLKCNENLPSSPGYASCDEHMELDDLPELQAVQTDSAPPALFQLGADVSHQECSRPSWNQHTSNSNSESAYSCENGVNWLTELANIATSPQSPLMQCSFYNRSSPVHIIATSKSLHSYARPPPGSSKNDPNFSKNELDETPVRHERANSESESGIFCMSSLSDDDDLGWCHSWPSTVWHCFLKGSRLCFHKGRNKEWQDVEDFARSQSCGKEEDLAASPYKGYGSDGLKLISHEESISFGESVLKLTFDPGTVEDGLLTVECRLDHPFYVKNKGWSSFYPSLTVVQHGIPCCEMHLGDLCLPPGHPDAINFDDSGVFDTFKSYDFTPMDSSAVYVLSSMARQRRASLSCGGSNNQDAERSECSTKNCTSTASSHLSSSSLYSKAGKSQSSGTASTVSATSPNKCKRPMNAFMLFAKKYRVEYTQMYPGKDNRAISVILGDRWKKMKNEERRMYTLEAKALAEEQKRLNPDCWKRKRTNSGSQQH; this is encoded by the exons TCAGATACTTTGGAGCATCCTAACATGGTGTGGGAAGTGAAGACAAATCAAATGCCTAATGCAGTTCAGAAACTCCTTCTGGTAGTGGACAAGAGACCTTCAGGGATGAATGAGTCACTGGAGTTGCTGAAGTGTAATGAAAACCTGCCCTCTTCTCCTGGATATGCATCCTGTGATGAACACATGGAACTTG ATGATCTTCCTGAACTACAGGCTGTGCAGACGGATTCTGCCCCACCTGCGCTTTTTCAGCTTGGTGCTGATGTCTCACATCAGGAATGTTCAAGGCCTTCATGGAATCAACATACCTCAAACAGCAATTCAGAAAGTGCTTATTCTTGTGAGAATGGGGTGAACTGGTTGACAGAATTGGCAAATATAGCCACAAGTCCTCAGAGTCCTTTGATGCAGTGCTCTTTTTATAACAG ATCATCTCCTGTTCACATAATAGCTACAAGCAAAAGTTTACATTCCTATGCACGTCCTCCACCAGGATCCTCGAAGAATGATCCTAACTTCTCCAAGAATGAATTGGATGAAACACCAGTTAGACACGAAAGG GCAAATAGTGAATCAGAATCTGGCATTTTCTGTATGTCATCACTTTCAGATGATGATGATTTAGGATGGTGCCACTCCTGGCCCTCAACTGTTTGGCATTGTTTTCTAAAAG GCTCTCGTTTGTGCTTTCATAAAGGACGCAATAAAGAATGGCAGGATGTTGAAGATTTTGCAAGATCTCAAAGCTGTGGAAAAGAGGAAGATCTGGCAGCAAGTCCTTACAAG GGATATGGTTCTGATGGTTTGAAGTTGATTTCTCATGAAGAAAGCATTTCCTTTGGTGAGTCAGTGCTGAAGCTAACTTTTGATCCTGGCACAGTGGAAGATGGCCTGCTTACAGTAGAATGCAGACTCGATCATcctttttatgttaaaaataaag GTTGGTCATCTTTTTATCCAAGCTTGACTGTGGTACAGCATGGCATTCCATGCTGTGAAATGCATCTTGGAGATCTGTGTCTACCTCCTGGACACCCTGATGCCATTAACTTTGATGATTCAGGTGTTTTTGATACATTTAAAAG TTACGACTTTACACCAATGGATTCCTCTGCAGTTTATGTGCTAAGCAGCATGGCTCGCCAGCGTCGCGCGTCTCTGTCTTGTGGAGGATCAAACAATCAAGATGCTGAGAGATCAGAATGCAGTACTAAAAACTGTACATCTACTGCATCATCACATCTTTCCTCCAGTTCTTTGTACAGCAAAGCTGGCAAGAGCCAGAGCTCAGGGACTGCAAGTACTGTGAGTGCCACTTCTCCAAACAAGTGCAAAAGACCAATGAATGCCTTCATGCTTTTTGCCAAAAAATACAGAGTTGAATATACTCAGATGTATCCAGGGAAAGATAACAG AGCCATAAGTGTGATACTCGGTGACAggtggaagaaaatgaaaaatgaagaaagacgGATGTACACGCTAGAAGCCAAGGCCTTGGCAGAAGAACAGAAGCGTTTAAATCCTGACTGTTGGAAACGAAAACGAACAAATTCT gGCTCACAACAGCATTAA